AGTTGTGAATGTGATTCGAAATATGCAAGAAGATAACTTATTTATACGTGGAATGATTCCATGGCTAGGTTTTAAACAAATTGGAATCGAATATGAACCAGAACAGAGAATTTGGGGATCCTCGAAGTATACTTTAAAGAAAATGTTTCTGTTCGCTCTCCAAGGCATAACATCGTTTAGTGTAAAACCTTTGCATTTAACTACATATCTTGGTGGTTTTATTTTTATTTTGAGTTCAATTTATATATTTTATGCGTTGCTTATATATTTTATGCAAGATATTTCAATACCTGGTTGGACATCTATGTTAATTAGTGTTCTTTTTTTGGGTAGTTTAAATTTATTGATGTTAGGTGTTATAGGTGAGTATATTGGTAAAATAATGATAGAATCAAAGAGAAGGCCACAATATATAATTAAGGATAGTAACTTATGAAAACAGATTCCGAAATTCAGCGTGAACATTTTAATGCGATTTCATCAAAGTATTTAGATTCTCGAAAAAATCTAAATCATTTGGCTTACAAAGAAGTTTGGTGGCAGAATATTTTGTCTTTTTTGAAATCGAATTATAGCTTTGATGAAAAAAATAATTCTTTAGAAGCAATGTGCGGACTTGCAGAGGGTAGTAATTTACTTAGAAAAGTTTATCCTAAACTTAAATTATATGCATTTGATTATTCTGATGAAATGGTTTTAGCGGCTCAACGTGAAAATACAGGTTTCGAAAAAATATTCCAGGCAGATGTTGTGAACTTTGTGGAAAAGGAAAAATATGATATTATTATCATTCTTGGCGGATTACATCATGTTCCAAATTTTGTTGATAAAGTTCTTACCAATATTCACCAATCTTTGAAAAAGGGAGGTATATTTATAAACTTAGAACCAACGCATAATAATTTTTTGTTTAAATATGTAAGAGAATCTGTTTATAAGAAAAATTCACTTTTTGAGGAGAATACCGAGAGAGGTTTTACTTTAAGTGAATATAATCAAAAGTTAGCCAAAGCAGGGTTTGGAATCAAAAAACAATTTTTCCCGGGTTTGCT
This genomic stretch from Leptospira meyeri harbors:
- a CDS encoding class I SAM-dependent methyltransferase, with product MKTDSEIQREHFNAISSKYLDSRKNLNHLAYKEVWWQNILSFLKSNYSFDEKNNSLEAMCGLAEGSNLLRKVYPKLKLYAFDYSDEMVLAAQRENTGFEKIFQADVVNFVEKEKYDIIIILGGLHHVPNFVDKVLTNIHQSLKKGGIFINLEPTHNNFLFKYVRESVYKKNSLFEENTERGFTLSEYNQKLAKAGFGIKKQFFPGLLGYVLYYNPDAFPFLNIGTTLIAKLFSKLDWLLGKTIIGLKFSFATWSIAYKK